One genomic segment of Helicobacter enhydrae includes these proteins:
- the plsY gene encoding glycerol-3-phosphate 1-O-acyltransferase PlsY, whose product MLEILSNTNVIFYLLAYFIGAIPFGLLICKVFYHINLREIGSGSIGATNVYRAIKEVDPTNAKKYSILTILLDSFKGLFVVALAKFYGLSYETQWSIAVLSILGHCYSPYLNFTGGKGVATAIGSIFLLIPIEGLLGLIVWFVVGKIFKISSLSSLLGVLSGIVFSFIVPYCFDLPQNIDILKQIGSHSPVIIIGILILYTHIPNIIRLIKKEEKQIF is encoded by the coding sequence CCAATGTGATTTTTTATCTATTGGCTTATTTTATAGGGGCGATTCCATTTGGGTTATTGATTTGCAAAGTTTTTTATCACATCAATTTGAGAGAAATTGGATCAGGAAGTATCGGAGCGACCAATGTCTATCGTGCTATCAAAGAAGTAGATCCTACAAATGCCAAAAAATATTCGATTTTAACAATTTTGCTTGATTCTTTCAAAGGTTTGTTTGTCGTGGCTTTGGCGAAATTCTATGGCTTGAGTTATGAAACTCAATGGAGTATCGCAGTTTTATCAATTTTGGGGCATTGCTATAGCCCTTATCTCAATTTCACAGGTGGCAAGGGGGTTGCTACAGCGATTGGTTCGATTTTTTTACTCATACCGATAGAGGGCTTGTTGGGTTTGATAGTGTGGTTTGTCGTGGGCAAGATTTTTAAAATCTCTTCACTTTCCTCATTGCTTGGAGTTTTGAGTGGGATAGTTTTTAGTTTCATTGTGCCTTATTGTTTTGATTTGCCTCAAAACATTGATATTTTGAAACAAATCGGCTCTCATTCTCCTGTTATTATTATTGGAATTTTGATTCTTTATACCCACATTCCCAATATCATACGACTTATAAAAAAAGAGGAAAAACAAATTTTTTGA
- a CDS encoding dihydroneopterin aldolase has product MQIIIENLELEVIIGVLPFEREKPQKILLSAELFYSYAGVYLDYRQVIECLTENLQTQKYEILEDALQDLARKLHRAFPQFYKMILLIQKPDIFANCSIGVREVFDFKD; this is encoded by the coding sequence ATGCAAATCATCATTGAAAATCTTGAGCTTGAAGTCATTATCGGGGTTTTGCCATTTGAGAGAGAAAAACCCCAAAAAATCCTCCTAAGTGCAGAATTATTTTATTCTTATGCAGGGGTATATTTAGACTATAGGCAAGTGATAGAGTGTTTGACTGAAAATCTACAGACACAAAAGTATGAGATTTTGGAAGATGCTTTGCAAGATTTGGCTAGAAAATTACATAGGGCTTTTCCTCAATTCTACAAAATGATACTTTTGATTCAAAAGCCTGATATTTTTGCAAATTGTAGTATCGGAGTGAGAGAAGTTTTTGATTTTAAGGATTAA